A window of the Pogona vitticeps strain Pit_001003342236 chromosome 4, PviZW2.1, whole genome shotgun sequence genome harbors these coding sequences:
- the CD83 gene encoding CD83 antigen, translated as MASIHYVQLLFLTQVWYVIQGAGDDMLQVVATCHEDVLLPCKALQDVQTTTGVVSWYKIGGNSEELKSLQHNTERGYLRGLNESLESSNDTWHSLKIENITRYSSGTYKCILRTPVRTHNQSSTIILKVIDCPDQDEKIKKYRTELLLLCSLGGFYLLLIIFTCTCLQDKGTSGCYKSRMKQTDNRLHLVNIS; from the exons ATGGCTTCAATACATTATGTTCAGCTTCTCTTTCTAACTCAAG TTTGGTATGTAATTCAGGGAGCTGGTGATGACATGCTACAGGTTGTGGCTACATGTCATGAAGATGTGTTGCTCCCTTGTAAGGCTTTACAGGATGTACAAACCACAACTGGGGTTGTCTCCTGGTATAAG ATTGGTGGAAACAGTGAAGAACTGAAGAGTCTGCAACATAATACAGAACGTGGTTATTTAAGAGGACTTAATGAATCCTTGGAAAGCTCTAATGATACCTGGCATTCTCTGAAGATTGAAAATATTACAAGATACAGTAGTGGGACGTATAAGTGCATCTTAAGGACACCAGTTAGAACACATAACCAAAGCAGTACAATTATACTGAAAGTAATAG ACTGTCCTGACCaagatgaaaaaattaaaaaatacaggACAGAACTTCTGTTGCTGTGCTCTCTCGGGGGTTTCTATTTGCTGCTCATCATCTTCACTTGT accTGCTTACAGGACAAGGGAACTTCAGGTTGCTATAAatccagaatgaaacaaacagaCAACAGACTTCACCTTGTCAACATCTCTTAA